Sequence from the Terriglobales bacterium genome:
TTCGCCTCATCCCACCACACCAGCTTCTTTCGCTCGCTCCACGGCTTTCCATCGGGACGCGCCGACGCGCGGTTGTAGATGATCCGGCTGTCGTTCGGCCAAGTGAATCCCCAGCCATGACCGAGTGCGTCTTTCGGCTCCCGCTGGTTCGCTCGATTCAGCCCCGGTTCTGGATAGATTCCGGCATAAATCCAGCATCCACACGCCTTCGAACCGTCCGTCTTGAGTTCTTTATAGGATTTGATCAGCGTGCTGCTTTCCCAATCGAATCCATTGATTTCTTGAAGTACTTCTTCAATGTCTGGCTCGGCCTCCTTGCCGTGTGTCCGATAGTTCCATGTCAGCGAATTCAATGGCGCATTTCTCGGACGCTGGTCAGCCGTAGCCTTCTGTTTCAATCGTCGCCCGAGGTGATAGATGAACCACGCGTCGCTGCGCGCATCACCCGGCGGATCCACCGCCTTTTCGCGGTACTGGATCAACCGCTGCGTATTCGTAAAGCTTCCTTCTTTCTCCGCCGTCCCAGCGGCAGGAAACAGGAACACTTCGGTTTTGATCTTTGTGGGATCGAGTTCACCTCGTCGGACCTCGGGAGAGTCCATCCAAAACGCAGCGGTCTCCGTTTCCACCATGTCGCGAACCACCAGCCAGTTCAGGTTCGCCATGGCCGTCCGTTGCAGTCTTCCATTCGGAGCGCCAACCGCCGGGTTCTGGCCCATCACGAACAGCCCGTCCAGTTTTCCGTCCGCCATGTCGAGCCAGAAACCGAATTCCGAATGATCTCCCGTGACTCGCGGCAGCCAGTCAAAGCCCCAGCGGTTCTCTTTCGTCGCGCACTTGCCGTAATAGGCTCGCAGCAGGCTGACGATGTAGCTTTCAAACTCTGCCCAAATCCCCGTTTGGCTCGTGTGTTTCTTTAAGTAATGCTCCCAAGTATTGGTCTCGTTTTCGACAAACGGCATCGGCAGATAACCCGGAAGGATGTCATACAAGGTCGGAATATCCGTCGAGCCTTGAATGGATGCGTGCCCTCGCAAGGCCAGAATTCCGCCACCAGGTCTTCCAATGTTGCCCAGCAGGGTTTGTAGAATTGCCGCGGCGCGAATGATCTGCGCGCCCTTCGAATGATGCGTCCAACCGACTGCGTAGCAAATGGCGCCCGTTTTCTCCGGACCAGACGCACTGACGAACGCGTCTGCTGTCCGCAGAAACACTTCCCGAGCCAATCCGCACTGCTCTTCCACAAGTTCCGGCGTGTATCGGCTAAAGTGCTTCTTTAACATCTGCAGTACGCATCGCGGATCCTGCATCGTTGGATCTGACTTGTACTTGTTCGCGTACCCTGATTCACCGCCGCGCTGGCCGTGACCGCCGGCAGGCTGCGCCTGACCGGAAGCCTCCGAGCTTTTCCGTACCGGTTCGCCTTCGTAGAGCCATGTTTCGGGGTTGTATTTCTTCGTTTCTTCATCCCAACCTGAGAACACGCCGCCAAGATCCTCGGCGTCACGATAGTCTTCTCTCAGCAGGAATGAAGCGTTGGTGTAATGCTGGACGTATTCGCGGAAGTACAAGTCGTTCTGGAGCACGTAATTGATCATCGCGCCCAGGAAGATGATGTCTGTTCCGGGCCGCATCGGCACCCAAATATCGGCCATCGCCGACGTCCGGGTGAACCGCGGATCGACGTGGATCACAGTGGCTCCGCGCTCGCGCGCTTCCATGACCCATTGGAAACCGACCGGATGATTTTCGGCCATGTTCGATCCCA
This genomic interval carries:
- the fdh gene encoding formate dehydrogenase, which codes for MLKEFLSRWPVIKQLQTGADGTGEESWTDHTRTLAPKTQGCDVARSVCPYCGVGCGQLVFHKEGKLVAIEGDPQSPISRGRLCPKGSDTYQLHTHPNRLTKVLHRRPFSTAWEQLDLETAMDMVADRVWETRNLTFQEKDDNGNLLMHTLGIAHLGGATLDNEENYLIKKLFAGGLGMNCISNQARIUHSSTVPGLGTSFGRGGATTAQQDLANADAILIMGSNMAENHPVGFQWVMEARERGATVIHVDPRFTRTSAMADIWVPMRPGTDIIFLGAMINYVLQNDLYFREYVQHYTNASFLLREDYRDAEDLGGVFSGWDEETKKYNPETWLYEGEPVRKSSEASGQAQPAGGHGQRGGESGYANKYKSDPTMQDPRCVLQMLKKHFSRYTPELVEEQCGLAREVFLRTADAFVSASGPEKTGAICYAVGWTHHSKGAQIIRAAAILQTLLGNIGRPGGGILALRGHASIQGSTDIPTLYDILPGYLPMPFVENETNTWEHYLKKHTSQTGIWAEFESYIVSLLRAYYGKCATKENRWGFDWLPRVTGDHSEFGFWLDMADGKLDGLFVMGQNPAVGAPNGRLQRTAMANLNWLVVRDMVETETAAFWMDSPEVRRGELDPTKIKTEVFLFPAAGTAEKEGSFTNTQRLIQYREKAVDPPGDARSDAWFIYHLGRRLKQKATADQRPRNAPLNSLTWNYRTHGKEAEPDIEEVLQEINGFDWESSTLIKSYKELKTDGSKACGCWIYAGIYPEPGLNRANQREPKDALGHGWGFTWPNDSRIIYNRASARPDGKPWSERKKLVWWDEAKQEWTGLDRPDFDLKKRPDHAGDLQNGKGIDALPGDRPFILHSDGVAWLYVESGLKDGPFPTHYEPLESLFTNPLYPERQTNPGADTKERPDNVYAFQPNDRRYPYLLTTYRLTEHHTAGGMSRRLSHLSELQPELFCEISPELAEEAGIEHGSWVTISSPRGAISARALVTTRMHRLWIEGRSVHTVGLPYHWGWKGLVDGDVANDLLAISEEPNVRIMETKALVCNITPGRIAGGGGVEKFLSKDQQRVA